One Urocitellus parryii isolate mUroPar1 chromosome 14, mUroPar1.hap1, whole genome shotgun sequence DNA segment encodes these proteins:
- the LOC113178209 gene encoding ubiquitin carboxyl-terminal hydrolase 17-like protein 6: MKTSHVEEDRAGSEEEVENLEEEPVLDAAPPFPTPPVVPPLYVGGVQGSGRTFHSQVWKTVNTDMGLAYPVFQDNNRGRYHEPLDFKIIKTLAESVRTYGIDAAFTLTQVEGLTRFCMTPSDWAGLVRACVSPGKYLHWRAFMLEGAIEQAAQNHAAGHPTWDMLLGQGRPAPKEKLSPLEIQQGNLVVTGPGDMEAASLHCGESSLSPCPDAHLNKNSAPVGPLLAPRGKLCLNWQRRSAAGAGLQNMGNTCYVNAALQCLTYTPPLANYMLSQEHCQRCPRHRVCMLCVMQAHVTRALRHPGDVIRPLPALVDGFHTSRQEDAHEFLLFTLHAMQEACLRGHKQPGAHSKDPTLMRQIFGGCWRSQIKCLHCCGVSDTFDPYLDIMLDITAAPSVQHALEHLVKPEWLEGENAYQCGVCQKKRPACKTLTLQKAPNVLMLVLKRFSDLTGEKIAKHVRYPECLDMQPYMSQQGRGPLVYALYAVLVHAGVTCRSGHYYCYIKAGNGQWYKMDDAKVVACDIACVLSQRAYVLFYVQKSELETDNGSVSLGRETIALGPEDTILRATQGELQGDSYSKALEPEERLEDTATGEITLDQWKFLQEQNRPKSEFNLRKVEFTLPPNVVVIHQSKHREKENIMDKQETYKQSKDTKYSIREDLVNTGQLPCLAGRPRANKKKNKQGKRTVIVV; the protein is encoded by the exons ATGAAAACATCTCATGTGGAGGAGGATCGGGCTGGCTCTGAAGAGGAGGTGGAAAATCTAGAGGAGGAGCCAGTACTTGATGCTGCTCCACCCTTCCCCACGCCTCCAGTAGTTCCGCCCCTGTATGTGGGTggagtccaaggctccgggaggacttttcattctcaaGTTTGGAAAACAGTTAATACAGATATGGGACTAGCATACCCGGTTTTTCAGGACAACAATAGGGGAAGATATCATGAGCCTttagactttaaaataattaaaaccttggcagaatccgTCCGTACTTATGGCATAGATGCTGCTTTCACCCTTACTCAGGTGGAAGGACTGACTAGATTCTGCATGACCCCTTCGGATTGGGCTGGCTTAGTCCGAGCCTGTGTCTCTCCCGGAAAATATCTACATTGGAGAGCATTCATGCTAGAGGGCGCGATAGAACAAGCTGCCCAAAATCATGCGGCGGGCCACCCCACCTGGGATATGCTTTTGGGACAAGGCAG GCCGGCTCCGAAGGAGAAGCTCTCTCCTCTGGAGATTCAGCAGGGAAACCTGGTGGTTACTGGTCCTGGAGACATGGAGGCAGCTTCACTCCACTGCGGAG AGTCATCGTTGTCACCTTGCCCTGATGCACACTTAAATAAGAATTCAGCTCCTGTGGGGCCACTGCTGGCTCCTAGAGGGAAACTTTGTCTGAACTGGCAGAGACGGTCGGCAGCTGGTGCTGGGCTGCAGAACATGGGAAACACTTGCTACGTGAATGCAGCCCTACAGTGCCTGACATATACACCTCCTCTGGCCAACTACATGCTGTCCCAGGAGCACTGCCAACGCTGTCCTCGTCACAGGGTCTGCATGCTGTGTGTGATGCAAGCCCACGTGACACGGGCTCTCCGCCACCCTGGGGATGTCATTCGGCCCCTGCCTGCTTTGGTTGACGGCTTCCACACTTCCCGGCAAGAAGATGCCCATGAATTTCTGCTCTTTACTCTCCATGCCATGCAGGAAGCATGTCTGCGTGGGCACAAGCAGCCAGGTGCTCACTCCAAGGACCCTACCCTCATGCGCCAGATATTTGGAGGGTGCTGGCGATCTCAAATCAAGTGTCTCCACTGCTGTGGCGTTTCAGACACTTTTGACCCCTACCTGGACATTATGCTAGACATCACGGCAGCTCCCAGTGTGCAGCATGCACTGGAGCACTTGGTGAAGCCCGAGTGGCTGGAAGGGGAGAACGCCTACCAGTGTGGTGTCTGTCAGAAGAAGAGGCCAGCCTGCAAGACCCTGACCCTGCAGAAGGCACCAAACGTTCTTATGCTGGTATTGAAACGGTTCTCGGATCTCACAGGGGAAAAAATTGCTAAGCACGTGCGCTATCCTGAGTGCCTTGACATGCAGCCATACATGTCTCAGCAGGGCAGAGGCCCACTGGTGTATGCCCTCTATGCTGTGCTGGTCCATGCCGGGGTGACTTGTCGCAGCGGACACTACTATTGTTATATAAAAGCTGGCAATGGCCAGTGGTACAAAATGGACGATGCTAAGGTAGTGGCCTGTGACATTGCTTGTGTCCTGAGTCAGCGTGCCTATGTCCTCTTTTATGTCCAGAAGAGTGAACTTGAAACTGACAATGGGAGTGTGTCCCTGGGCAGGGAAACAATAGCTCTTGGGCCTGAGGACACAATCTTGAGAGCCACCCAAGGAGAGCTCCAAGGAGACTCCTATAGCAAAGCACTAGAGCCAGAAGAGCGCTTGGAGGATACAGCTACTGGAGAAATCACCTTGGATCAGTGGAAATTTCTCCAAGAACAGAACCGACCAAAGTCTGAATTCAACCTCAGGAAAGTGGAATTCACTCTGCCTCCCAATGTTGTTGTGATTCACCAgtcaaaacacagagaaaaggagaacatAATGGATAAGCAGGAAACATACAAGCAGAGCAAGGATACCAAGTACAGCATACGTGAGGATTTGGTGAACACTGGCCAACTCCCGTGTCTTGCAGGAAGGCCCAGAGCcaacaagaagaagaacaagCAGGGCAAGAGGACAGTAATTGTGGTCTAG